From the Toxoplasma gondii ME49 chromosome VIIa, whole genome shotgun sequence genome, one window contains:
- a CDS encoding V-type ATPase, D subunit protein (encoded by transcript TGME49_281920), which yields MPQDIRPAPNRMNLAIMKQKRKGAQQGYQLLKKKSDALTARFRGMLKQIVQLKQAVGADMNTAAFSLAKATWAAGDFKSQLLERVRRPATFLNVAADNVAGVTLPIFHICTDPSVDVLKNVGVAAGGQVIMAAREMFLKVFSELVKLASLQTAFFTLDEEIKMTNRRVNALSNVVLPRIDGGINYIVRELDEMEREEFFRLKKIQEKKRMRKEEEDRLLHENAAGAANGHAPQSLLNDDDDDLLF from the exons ATGCCGCAGGACATCCGGCCGGCGCCGAATCGCAT GAACCTCGCGATCATGAAACAAAAACGCAAAGGGGCCCAACAAGGTTACCAgttgctgaagaagaagagtgacgCACTGACGGCAAGATTTCGAGGCATGCTCAAACAGATCGTTCAG CTGAAGCAAGCCGTTGGAGCAGACATGAACACCGCGGCCTTCTCGCTGGCGAAGGCCACATGGGCCGCCGGAGACTTCAAGTCCCAGCTCCTCGAGCGGGTGCGACGCCCCGCGACTTTTCTGAACGTAGCCGCCGACAATGTCGCGGGTGTCACTCTCCCCATCTTTCACATCTGCACCGATCCCTCCGTCGACG TTCTGAAGAACGTCGGAGTCGCGGCAGGCGGTCAAGTCATCATGGCCGCTCGCGAGATGTTCCTCAAGGTCTTCAGTGAGCTCGTGAAGCTGGCTTCTCTCCAg ACGGCCTTCTTCACCTTGGATGAAGAAATCAAGATGACAAATCGGCGTGTCAACGCCCTGAGTAAT GTCGTTCTTCCCCGAATCGACGGAGGCATCAACTACATCGTGAGAGAGCTGGACGAGATGGAGCGCGAGGAATTCTTCAG GTTGAAGAAGAttcaagagaagaaacggatgcggaaggaagaagaggatcGACTGCTTCACGAAA ACGCTGCAGGAGCGGCGAACGGTCACGCGCCTCAGTCTCTTCTCAACGATGACGACGATGATTTGCTTTTCTGA
- a CDS encoding hypothetical protein (encoded by transcript TGME49_281910~Predicted trans-membrane domain (TMHMM2.0):167-190) codes for MAVDRYSRKMRETEELHEVRRPYGGPPRQANAVSSFFFRRAQGCKRDVEKQRACHSYEGETSDVAPPPRLSDRRVGSSKFPPGSQGHPQSICIPPSRIVARSSHRSVKRGARHAAHTSLPNCGYPHADVSYGKRAAGFGTKSSSERLAVDQPGSAASPLFTSARRQRLFFLPGAFALIIAMFSVHQSSVSRDSSALSAVFPWSSGLPSALSSPPVSTLGAMAYTLSSDSYNDVFLDLSDGLTRPRETLTVRLRKGRTLNITGFDRSRFEISPANFKQEAYQVRSNLPMVCVTSQLVRLAGFFVFAAPLTDFWAIETPPGAKHPTYIFSWPAGGQHVTLRGGVCVQLHDHKNPNNSIFIIIRPSSSVASKPAFALVAATVLVAVIRSVW; via the coding sequence ATGGCGGTGGACCGTTACTCGCGGAAAATGCGAGAAACCGAAGAGCTACACGAAGTTAGGCGCCCCTATGGGGGTCCACCGAGACAGGCAAACGCCGTTagttcgttttttttccgcAGAGCACAGGGCTGCAAAAGAGACGTGGAGAAACAACGCGCTTGCCACTCCTATGAGGGGGAAACCTCAGATGTGGCACCGCCTCCGAGGTTGTCCGACCGACGGGTCGGTTCTTCGAAGTTTCCACCGGGAAGCCAAGGGCATCCGCAGTCGATCTGCATCCCGCCCTCAAGAATTGTTGCCCGCTCTTCTCACCGCTCAGTGAAGCGCGGTGCGCGGCACGCGGCACACACTTCGCTGCCGAACTGTGGATATCCCCACGCGGACGTGTCCTATGGGAAACGAGCCGCCGGTTTCGGGACAAAGTCAAGCTCAGAACGTCTCGCCGTGGATCAACCAGGTTCagccgcgtctcctctcttcacGTCTGCGCGCCGTcagcgcctcttctttttgccgGGTGCGTTTGCCCTCATCATCGCGATGTTTTCTGTACATCAgtcctccgtttctcgcgACTCGTCCGCGCTGTCAGCTGTCTTCCCGTGGTCCAGCGGGCTGCCCTCGGCTCTGTCTTCCCCGCCGGTATCGACGCTGGGTGCGATGGCATACACTCTCAGCAGTGACTCGTACAACGACGTCTTCCTCGACCTGTCGGATGGACTGACGAGGCCGCGAGAAACTCTCACGGTGCGCCTTCGGAAGGGTAGGACGCTGAATATCACCGGCTTCGATCGGTCGCGCTTCGAAATATCGCCTGCAAACTTCAAGCAGGAAGCGTACCAAGTGCGGTCCAACTTGCCTATGGTGTGCGTGACGTCACAGCTCGTGCGTCTCGCgggcttcttcgtcttcgcggcTCCTCTCACAGATTTCTGGGCAATCGAGACGCCCCCAGGCGCGAAGCATCCGACTTACATCTTCTCGTGGCCGGCGGGAGGCCAACATGTGACTCTTCGTGGAGGAGTCTGCGTACAGCTGCATGACCACAAAAACCCGAACAACAGCATCTTCATCATTATTCGGCCCTCGTCAAGTGTCGCGTCGAAACCAGCGTTCGCTCTGGTCGCGGCCACGGTTCTGGTAGCGGTGATACGCAGCGTGTGGTGA